From Serinicoccus profundi, the proteins below share one genomic window:
- a CDS encoding RDD family protein: MSQQAGWYDDPQDEQNLRYWDGVQWSNHTAPKQKPNLEQAGQTRAPEVGGVDQTGQQQGWGQQAPGQGYGQQGGQGQSGWGQQQGWGQQGQGGYQQPNPYAGQTGQNPYQGQWQGGPVPGGYQPQLGPATPDGQPLAGWWHRVLARLIDGLLALVLTTVLVMLTVTPELSAELEDFVFDPDPLRVVPVVVEDWILRLGLMTAAAAIAYEVLLVKFFGGTVGKLVTGLRVRLRDEPGLPTWRAVLLRSAVYQGPNLLSSLVPVLGFLGLFTLIDVLWPLWDGNKQALHDKAAGTNVVKKR, translated from the coding sequence ATGAGTCAGCAGGCAGGGTGGTACGACGACCCCCAGGACGAGCAGAACCTCCGCTACTGGGACGGCGTGCAGTGGTCCAACCACACCGCGCCCAAGCAGAAGCCCAACCTGGAGCAGGCGGGCCAGACGCGCGCACCCGAGGTCGGCGGCGTGGATCAGACCGGTCAGCAGCAGGGGTGGGGCCAGCAGGCACCGGGGCAGGGCTACGGCCAGCAGGGTGGCCAGGGGCAGTCCGGCTGGGGTCAGCAGCAGGGCTGGGGGCAGCAGGGTCAGGGCGGCTACCAGCAGCCCAACCCCTATGCGGGCCAGACGGGCCAGAACCCCTACCAGGGCCAGTGGCAGGGCGGCCCGGTGCCCGGCGGCTACCAGCCGCAGCTCGGCCCCGCCACCCCGGACGGTCAGCCGCTGGCCGGGTGGTGGCACCGCGTGCTGGCTCGGCTCATCGACGGTCTCCTGGCGCTGGTCCTCACCACCGTGCTGGTCATGCTCACCGTGACCCCTGAGCTGAGCGCCGAGCTGGAGGACTTCGTCTTCGACCCCGACCCGCTGCGCGTCGTGCCCGTGGTCGTCGAGGACTGGATCCTGCGGCTGGGCCTCATGACCGCCGCCGCGGCCATCGCCTACGAGGTGCTCCTGGTCAAGTTCTTCGGCGGCACCGTCGGCAAGCTGGTCACCGGTCTGCGCGTCCGGCTCCGCGACGAGCCGGGGCTGCCCACCTGGCGGGCGGTGCTGCTGCGCTCGGCGGTCTACCAGGGACCGAATCTCCTGAGCAGCCTGGTGCCCGTGCTGGGCTTCCTCGGGCTGTTCACCCTCATCGACGTCCTGTGGCCGCTCTGGGACGGCAACAAGCAGGCGCTGCACGACAAGGCGGCTGGCACCAACGTCGTCAAGAAGCGCTGA